From a region of the Oncorhynchus mykiss isolate Arlee chromosome 32, USDA_OmykA_1.1, whole genome shotgun sequence genome:
- the LOC118946531 gene encoding sperm acrosome membrane-associated protein 4-like, with protein MNKIIFGILAVAASFMPAESASKFGLVSLTCNKCSVGLLGVCTNTADEVCIINTSSCFTGRATFPSLTTFAGFNTQGCLESAMCNTTTNATLLGTTYTSVKACCNSNKCNPVTISGATSAKLSVTTALGAALVASVWSMLY; from the exons ATGAACAAAATCATTTTCGGAATCCTTGCAGTTGCTGCATCTTTTATGCCGG CCGAGTCCGCCTCAAAGTTTGGACTTGTATCCCTGACATGCAACAAATGTAGTGTGGGCCTGCTGGGTGTTTGCACGAACACTGCGGATGAGGTCTGCATAATCAACACAAGTAGCTGCTTCACTGGAAGGGCTA ccttccctTCCCTCACTACTTTCGCAGGCTTCAACACCCAAGGCTGTCTGGAGAGTGCTATGTGCAACACCACCACCAACGCCACCCTCCTGGGCACCACTTACACCTCCGTCAAGGCCTGCTGCAACTCCAACAAGTGCAACCCAGTCACAATTAGCGGCGCAACCTCCGCCAAGCTCTCTGTCACCACAGCTCTTGGCGCCGCCCTGGTGGCCTCCGTGTGGAGCATGCTGTACTAG